A stretch of the Enterobacter mori genome encodes the following:
- the trmB gene encoding tRNA (guanosine(46)-N7)-methyltransferase TrmB encodes MKNDVISPEFDENGRPLRRIRSFVRRQGRLTKGQQHALDNYWPVMGVEFTEQPVDFADLFGREAPVTLEIGFGMGTSLVTMAKARPEQNFLGIEVHSPGVGACLATAHEEGVENLRVMCHDAVEVLHKMIPDNSLNMVQLFFPDPWHKARHNKRRIVQAPFAELLKSKLKLGGVFHMATDWEPYAEHMLEVMSSLDGYKNQSESNDYVPRPDSRPVTKFEQRGHRLGHGVWDLMFERVK; translated from the coding sequence ATGAAAAACGACGTCATTTCACCGGAATTTGATGAAAACGGTCGCCCGCTGCGCCGTATTCGCAGCTTTGTCCGCCGTCAGGGCCGCCTGACAAAAGGGCAGCAACACGCGCTGGACAACTACTGGCCGGTGATGGGCGTTGAGTTCACTGAACAGCCTGTCGACTTTGCCGACCTGTTTGGTCGAGAAGCGCCTGTGACGCTGGAGATTGGTTTTGGTATGGGCACCTCGCTGGTGACCATGGCGAAAGCGCGACCGGAGCAGAACTTCCTCGGCATTGAAGTGCATTCGCCGGGCGTCGGTGCATGCCTGGCAACGGCCCACGAAGAGGGCGTTGAGAACCTGCGCGTAATGTGTCACGACGCGGTAGAAGTGCTGCACAAAATGATTCCTGACAATTCTTTGAACATGGTTCAGCTCTTTTTCCCTGACCCGTGGCACAAAGCACGTCATAATAAACGCCGTATCGTTCAGGCACCGTTTGCCGAGCTGCTGAAAAGTAAGTTAAAACTGGGCGGCGTCTTCCACATGGCGACCGACTGGGAACCTTATGCGGAACATATGCTGGAAGTGATGTCGTCGCTGGACGGCTATAAAAACCAGTCTGAAAGCAACGACTATGTACCGCGTCCGGATTCACGCCCGGTGACAAAATTTGAACAGCGTGGCCATCGTCTTGGTCACGGTGTATGGGACTTAATGTTCGAGAGGGTGAAATAA
- the mltC gene encoding membrane-bound lytic murein transglycosylase MltC, translated as MKKLLALALVAPLLVSCSSKKGDDYNEAWVKDTNGFDILMGQFAHNIENIWGFNEVLIAGPKDYVKYTDAYQTRSHINFDDGTITVETIAGTDPAARLRQAIIKTLLMGDDPGSIDLYSDADDITISKEPFLYGQVVDQTGQPIRWEGRATNFADYLLQTRLKSRTNGLKIIYSITINLVPNHLDKRAHKYIGMVRQASRKYGVDESLILAIMQTESSFNPYAVSRSDALGLMQVVQHSAGKDVFRSQGKSGTPSRSYLFDPQSNIDTGTAYLAMLNNVYLGGIDNPTSRRYAVITAYNGGAGSVLRVFSSDKVQAASIINSMAPGDVYSTLTTRHPSAESRRYLYKVNTAQKNYRRR; from the coding sequence ATGAAAAAACTATTAGCGCTAGCCCTTGTTGCGCCGTTGCTTGTCTCTTGTTCTTCCAAAAAAGGCGATGATTACAACGAAGCCTGGGTTAAGGACACCAACGGTTTTGACATTTTGATGGGGCAGTTTGCCCACAACATCGAAAACATATGGGGATTTAACGAAGTTCTTATCGCCGGACCTAAGGACTACGTTAAGTACACCGACGCCTATCAGACCCGAAGCCACATCAACTTTGATGACGGTACGATCACGGTTGAAACCATCGCCGGCACTGACCCTGCTGCGCGCCTGCGTCAGGCGATTATCAAAACCCTGCTGATGGGTGACGATCCGGGCTCTATCGATCTCTACTCCGATGCCGACGACATTACCATTTCCAAAGAGCCATTCCTGTACGGCCAGGTTGTCGATCAGACCGGTCAGCCGATCCGCTGGGAAGGCCGCGCCACGAACTTCGCGGATTATCTGCTGCAAACGCGCCTGAAAAGCCGCACCAATGGCCTGAAGATCATCTACAGCATCACCATCAACCTGGTGCCGAACCACCTCGACAAGCGTGCGCACAAGTACATTGGGATGGTGCGTCAGGCGTCACGCAAGTACGGCGTGGATGAGTCGCTGATTCTGGCGATTATGCAGACCGAATCTTCATTCAACCCGTACGCAGTGAGCCGCTCTGACGCGCTGGGACTGATGCAGGTTGTGCAGCACAGCGCCGGTAAAGACGTGTTCCGCTCGCAGGGTAAATCCGGCACGCCGAGCCGCAGCTATCTGTTTGACCCGCAGAGCAACATTGATACCGGCACCGCCTACCTGGCAATGCTGAACAATGTCTACCTGGGCGGAATTGATAACCCAACGTCGCGCCGCTATGCGGTGATCACCGCCTATAACGGCGGTGCGGGCAGCGTGCTGCGTGTCTTCTCCAGCGACAAGGTGCAGGCAGCAAGCATCATCAATAGCATGGCTCCGGGAGACGTTTACTCAACCCTGACCACCCGCCATCCGTCTGCGGAATCCCGTCGCTATCTGTATAAGGTGAATACGGCGCAGAAGAACTATCGTCGCCGGTAA
- the ruvX gene encoding Holliday junction resolvase RuvX, producing MSGTLLAFDFGTKSIGVAVGQRITGTARPLTALKANDGTPDWNLIERLLKEWQPDDVIVGLPLNMDGTEQPLTARARKFANKIHGRFGVSVKLHDERLSTVEARAGLFEHGGFRALNKGSVDSASAVIILESYFEQGY from the coding sequence ATGAGCGGAACGCTTCTGGCCTTCGATTTTGGCACCAAAAGCATCGGCGTCGCCGTGGGCCAGCGCATCACAGGCACGGCACGCCCGTTGACGGCGCTCAAGGCCAATGACGGCACGCCTGACTGGAACCTTATCGAGCGTCTGCTCAAAGAGTGGCAGCCGGACGACGTGATTGTGGGCTTGCCGCTGAACATGGACGGCACCGAACAGCCGCTCACCGCCCGCGCGCGTAAGTTCGCCAACAAAATTCACGGTCGCTTTGGCGTGTCTGTGAAGCTGCACGATGAGCGTCTGAGTACCGTCGAAGCGCGCGCAGGCCTGTTTGAGCACGGTGGCTTCCGGGCGCTGAACAAAGGCAGCGTCGACTCCGCCTCGGCCGTCATCATTCTCGAAAGCTATTTCGAACAAGGTTACTGA
- the yggU gene encoding DUF167 family protein YggU — protein MSAVSTCADGLVLRLYIQPKASRDSIVGLHGDELKVAITAPPVDGQANAHLTKYLAKQFRVAKSQVIIEKGELGRHKQVKILNPQSIPTEVAALKEQD, from the coding sequence ATGAGTGCAGTAAGCACCTGCGCTGACGGGCTGGTTTTGCGGCTGTATATTCAGCCCAAAGCCAGCCGTGACAGTATTGTTGGGCTGCATGGCGACGAGTTGAAAGTCGCCATCACTGCCCCGCCGGTTGACGGCCAGGCGAATGCGCATCTGACCAAATATCTGGCTAAACAGTTTCGCGTCGCTAAAAGCCAGGTCATCATTGAGAAAGGTGAACTTGGCCGGCATAAACAGGTAAAAATCCTTAACCCGCAATCTATCCCGACGGAAGTCGCGGCTCTGAAAGAACAGGACTAA
- a CDS encoding DUF2884 domain-containing protein encodes MRKTLLAVALLAIGSTAHAEYKCSVTPRDDVVLSPQTVQVKGENGNLVITPDGNVTFNGKPQNLTAAQREQAKDYQAELRTALPWINDGALTRVEKSRVALDKIITKEVGESSNMRTRLTKLDKQLKEQMNRIIENRTDGLTFHYKAIDQVRADGQQLVNQAMGGILQDSINEMGAKAVLKGGGNPLQGVLGSLGGLQTSIQNEWKNQEDDFQQFGKDVCKRVVSLEDSRKALVGTLK; translated from the coding sequence ATGCGCAAAACGTTGCTGGCGGTTGCTTTACTGGCAATCGGATCCACCGCCCATGCGGAGTATAAATGTAGCGTCACCCCGCGTGACGACGTGGTGTTAAGCCCGCAAACCGTGCAGGTTAAAGGCGAGAACGGCAATCTGGTGATTACGCCGGATGGCAACGTGACGTTTAACGGCAAGCCGCAGAACCTGACTGCCGCCCAGCGCGAGCAGGCGAAGGATTACCAGGCCGAACTGCGTACCGCACTGCCGTGGATTAACGACGGCGCGCTGACCCGCGTTGAGAAAAGCCGCGTCGCGCTGGATAAGATCATCACCAAAGAAGTGGGTGAGAGCAGCAATATGCGCACCCGCCTGACGAAGCTGGACAAGCAGCTGAAAGAACAGATGAACCGGATTATCGAGAATCGTACCGATGGTCTGACGTTCCACTACAAGGCGATTGATCAGGTCCGTGCTGACGGGCAGCAGCTGGTGAATCAGGCGATGGGCGGCATCCTGCAGGACAGCATCAATGAGATGGGGGCGAAAGCCGTGCTGAAAGGCGGCGGTAACCCGCTGCAGGGCGTGCTGGGTAGCCTTGGCGGCTTGCAGACCTCAATTCAGAACGAGTGGAAAAACCAGGAAGACGATTTCCAGCAGTTCGGCAAAGACGTGTGTAAACGCGTGGTGTCGCTGGAGGATAGCCGTAAGGCGCTGGTGGGGACGCTGAAGTAA
- a CDS encoding YggT family protein yields MKTLTFLLSTVLELYTMALLLRVWMQWARCDFYNPFSQFVVKITQPVVGPLRRIIPAMGPIDSSSLLVAFILSVIKAIVLFMVITFQPIIWIAAVLILVKTVGLLIFWVLLVMAIMSWVSQGRSPVEYALIQLAEPLLRPIRNLLPSMGGIDFSPMILVLLLYVVNMGIAELLQSTGNMLLPGLWMAL; encoded by the coding sequence ATGAAGACGTTGACTTTCCTGCTCTCAACGGTGCTTGAGCTGTATACGATGGCGCTTTTACTGCGCGTCTGGATGCAGTGGGCCCGCTGTGATTTTTACAATCCGTTCTCGCAGTTTGTCGTGAAAATCACGCAACCTGTTGTCGGGCCGCTGCGCCGTATTATCCCGGCAATGGGTCCCATCGACAGTTCGTCTCTGCTGGTGGCGTTTATTCTGAGCGTTATCAAAGCGATCGTGCTGTTTATGGTCATCACCTTCCAGCCGATTATCTGGATTGCTGCGGTCCTGATCCTGGTCAAAACCGTCGGCTTGCTGATCTTCTGGGTGCTGCTGGTGATGGCGATCATGAGCTGGGTAAGCCAGGGCCGTAGTCCGGTGGAGTATGCTTTGATTCAGCTGGCCGAGCCGCTGCTACGTCCGATCCGTAACCTGCTTCCGTCTATGGGCGGTATCGATTTTTCTCCGATGATCCTGGTTCTGCTGCTGTATGTGGTCAACATGGGGATCGCTGAGCTGTTACAGTCCACGGGCAACATGCTGCTGCCGGGGCTGTGGATGGCGCTATGA
- a CDS encoding XTP/dITP diphosphatase: protein MQKVVLATGNAGKVRELASLLNDFGLDVVAQTDLGVESAEETGLTFIENAILKARHAAQITGLPAIADDSGLAVDFLGGAPGIYSARYSGVDATDQQNLEKLLVALKDVPDEQRTAQFHCVLVYMRHAEDPTPIVCHGSWPGVITREATGNGGFGYDPIFFVPTEGKTAAELTREEKSAISHRGRALKLLLEALRNG from the coding sequence ATGCAGAAAGTTGTTCTCGCGACCGGCAACGCCGGTAAAGTGCGCGAGCTGGCCTCGCTATTAAATGATTTTGGTCTGGACGTGGTCGCCCAGACCGATCTTGGCGTGGAGTCCGCCGAAGAGACGGGGCTGACGTTTATTGAAAACGCGATCCTGAAGGCGCGCCACGCTGCGCAGATTACCGGCCTGCCCGCGATTGCTGACGACTCCGGCCTGGCCGTGGATTTTCTCGGCGGTGCGCCGGGGATTTACTCCGCGCGCTATTCCGGCGTTGACGCCACCGACCAGCAGAATCTGGAAAAGCTGCTTGTCGCCCTGAAAGATGTACCGGACGAACAGCGCACCGCGCAGTTCCACTGCGTACTGGTTTATATGCGTCATGCGGAAGACCCGACGCCTATCGTCTGCCACGGCAGTTGGCCGGGCGTGATTACCCGTGAAGCAACTGGCAACGGCGGCTTTGGCTACGACCCGATTTTCTTTGTCCCGACCGAGGGCAAAACCGCTGCGGAACTGACCCGCGAAGAGAAAAGCGCGATCTCCCACCGTGGGCGCGCGCTGAAACTGTTACTGGAAGCACTGCGTAATGGCTAA
- a CDS encoding YggS family pyridoxal phosphate-dependent enzyme: MNDIAHNLAQVRDKISAAATRCGRASEEITLLAVSKTKPASAIAEAIAAGHQAFGENYVQEGVDKIRYFQDQGNSDLQWHFIGPLQSNKSRLVAEHFDWCHTVDRLRIATRMNDQRPAEMPALNVLIQINISDENSKSGIALSELDALAEEVAALPRLTLRGLMAIPAPESSYERQFAVAQEMAVAFEALKARYETVDTLSLGMSDDMEAAIAAGSTMVRIGTAIFGARDYSK; encoded by the coding sequence ATGAACGACATTGCGCATAACCTGGCACAGGTCCGGGACAAAATCTCAGCCGCTGCAACGCGTTGCGGCCGTGCTTCAGAAGAAATTACCCTGCTTGCAGTCAGCAAAACTAAGCCTGCGAGCGCCATCGCAGAAGCGATAGCGGCAGGTCACCAGGCGTTTGGCGAAAACTACGTGCAGGAAGGCGTGGATAAAATTCGCTACTTCCAGGATCAGGGGAATTCGGATCTGCAGTGGCACTTTATCGGCCCGCTGCAGTCGAACAAAAGCCGTCTGGTGGCAGAGCATTTCGACTGGTGCCATACCGTTGACCGACTGCGCATTGCCACCCGTATGAACGACCAGCGGCCCGCAGAGATGCCCGCGCTTAACGTGCTGATTCAAATAAACATTAGCGACGAAAACAGCAAGTCCGGCATTGCGCTGAGCGAGCTGGATGCACTGGCAGAAGAAGTGGCCGCCCTGCCGCGTTTAACCCTGCGCGGGCTGATGGCAATTCCGGCGCCTGAGTCAAGTTATGAAAGGCAGTTTGCTGTGGCACAGGAAATGGCTGTAGCATTTGAGGCGCTTAAAGCGCGCTATGAAACGGTAGACACGCTTTCACTGGGCATGTCGGATGATATGGAAGCCGCCATCGCGGCAGGCAGCACTATGGTGCGCATCGGCACGGCAATTTTCGGTGCGCGCGACTACTCAAAATAA
- a CDS encoding YggL family protein: protein MAKNRSRRLRKKMHIEEFQEVGFSVAWRFPEGTSVEQIDQDVDAFINDVIEPNKLAFDGSGYLAWEGLICTQEVGKCTEEHQALVSKWLEDHKLEDVRISELFDVWWD from the coding sequence ATGGCAAAGAATCGTAGCCGTCGTCTGCGTAAAAAGATGCACATCGAAGAATTCCAGGAAGTGGGCTTCTCTGTTGCCTGGCGTTTCCCGGAAGGCACCAGCGTTGAGCAGATCGATCAGGACGTTGACGCGTTCATCAATGATGTGATCGAGCCAAACAAGCTGGCCTTCGACGGTAGCGGCTATCTGGCGTGGGAAGGTCTGATCTGCACCCAGGAAGTCGGTAAATGCACCGAAGAACATCAGGCGCTGGTAAGCAAATGGCTTGAAGACCACAAACTGGAAGATGTCCGCATCAGCGAACTTTTCGACGTTTGGTGGGACTAA
- the mutY gene encoding A/G-specific adenine glycosylase, with protein sequence MQASQFSAQVLDWYDKYGRKTLPWQIEKTPYKVWLSEVMLQQTQVATVIPYFERFMARFPTVTDLANAPLDEVLHLWTGLGYYARARNLHKAAQQVATRHNGKFPETFDEVADLPGVGRSTAGAILSLSLGKHFPILDGNVKRVLARCYAVDGWPGKKDVEKRLWEISEAVTPAKGVDRFNQAMMDLGAMVCTRSKPKCELCPVNNLCVAYANHSWAQYPGKKPKQTLPERTGYMLLMQHGDEVFLAQRPPSGLWGGLYCFPQFENENLLREWLEQHGIAADNLTQLTAFRHTFSHFHLDIVPMWLPVSSFTSCMDEGTALWYNLAQPPSVGLAAPVERLLQQLRVGAMV encoded by the coding sequence ATGCAAGCCTCTCAATTTTCAGCCCAGGTGCTGGACTGGTACGACAAATACGGGCGTAAAACCCTGCCCTGGCAAATTGAAAAAACGCCTTACAAAGTATGGCTCTCCGAGGTGATGTTGCAACAAACGCAGGTCGCCACGGTCATTCCTTACTTCGAGCGTTTTATGGCGCGCTTCCCGACGGTGACCGATCTGGCAAACGCGCCATTAGACGAAGTGCTGCACCTGTGGACGGGCCTGGGCTACTACGCCCGCGCGCGTAATCTTCACAAGGCCGCACAGCAGGTCGCGACGCGCCATAACGGTAAATTCCCGGAAACCTTCGATGAGGTGGCCGATCTCCCCGGCGTCGGGCGCTCCACCGCGGGCGCAATCCTCTCCCTGTCGCTAGGCAAGCATTTCCCGATCCTCGACGGCAACGTGAAGCGCGTGCTGGCACGCTGCTATGCCGTCGACGGCTGGCCGGGTAAGAAAGACGTAGAAAAACGCCTTTGGGAGATCAGCGAAGCGGTTACCCCGGCGAAAGGGGTGGATCGTTTTAACCAGGCGATGATGGATCTCGGCGCGATGGTCTGCACGCGCTCAAAACCAAAATGCGAACTCTGCCCGGTGAATAATCTCTGCGTGGCGTATGCCAACCATTCGTGGGCGCAGTATCCCGGTAAGAAACCCAAACAGACGCTGCCGGAGCGCACCGGCTATATGCTGCTGATGCAGCACGGCGACGAAGTGTTCCTTGCCCAGCGTCCGCCAAGCGGTCTTTGGGGCGGTCTATACTGCTTCCCACAGTTTGAAAATGAAAATTTGCTGCGGGAGTGGCTTGAACAGCACGGGATTGCTGCCGATAACCTGACGCAGTTGACCGCGTTTCGCCACACCTTCAGCCATTTCCATCTTGATATTGTGCCCATGTGGCTTCCCGTGTCCTCATTCACCTCGTGCATGGATGAAGGCACCGCTCTCTGGTATAACTTAGCGCAACCGCCTTCAGTCGGGCTGGCGGCTCCCGTGGAGCGCCTGTTACAACAATTACGTGTCGGTGCAATGGTTTAG
- a CDS encoding endonuclease domain-containing protein: MEITRSYAKKLRRELTTEERRLWYLLRSRRFENYKFRRQHPVGNYVLDFACCETRLAVELDGGQHDENQEYDRQRTLWLNQKGWHVIRFWNNELWDNEEGVLERILETLQALQPSPRPSP, from the coding sequence ATGGAAATTACTCGCTCATATGCAAAAAAGCTCAGACGCGAACTGACAACGGAAGAAAGGCGGCTTTGGTATTTATTGCGCAGCCGCCGTTTCGAAAATTATAAATTTCGTCGACAACATCCGGTAGGAAACTACGTTCTGGATTTCGCCTGCTGCGAAACACGTCTGGCAGTTGAACTTGATGGCGGACAGCATGATGAAAATCAGGAATACGATCGTCAAAGGACGTTGTGGTTAAACCAAAAGGGCTGGCACGTTATTCGATTCTGGAACAACGAACTCTGGGATAACGAAGAGGGGGTGTTAGAAAGGATCCTTGAAACGCTGCAAGCGCTGCAACCCTCACCCCGGCCCTCTCCCTGA
- a CDS encoding type IV pilus twitching motility protein PilT, with translation MDVEEIVALSVKHNVSDLHLCSDSPPRWRRLGRLEPAPFPAPDVEALLKTWLNDEQQGAWWANGQVDFAVTLTGNQRLRASAFTHMKGVSITLRLLPLACPQLSALGVPRAIPELLSSDSGLILVTGATGSGKSTTLAAMVDFLNHHTDGHILTLEDPVEFMYQSERCLIQQREIGQHSLSFAEALRSALREDPDVILLGELRDSETIRLALTAAETGHLVLATLHTRGASQAIERLVDTFPAHEKDPVRNQLAGSLRAVLAQKLLKDVQGGRVALYELLVNTPAAANLIREGKTWQLPGIIQTGQQAGMQNFEQSLAERRAQGRL, from the coding sequence ATGGATGTGGAAGAAATTGTGGCCCTTAGTGTAAAGCATAACGTCTCCGATCTACACCTGTGCAGTGATTCACCGCCGCGCTGGCGCAGATTAGGCCGCCTTGAACCGGCTCCCTTTCCTGCCCCCGACGTGGAGGCGCTATTAAAAACCTGGCTCAACGATGAACAGCAGGGCGCGTGGTGGGCAAACGGACAGGTAGACTTTGCCGTCACGCTCACAGGCAATCAGCGTCTTCGCGCCAGTGCGTTTACGCATATGAAGGGTGTGTCGATCACCTTGCGGCTGTTGCCGCTCGCGTGCCCGCAGCTTTCTGCACTGGGTGTGCCCAGGGCTATCCCGGAGCTGCTCTCCAGCGACAGCGGGTTGATTCTGGTGACGGGCGCGACCGGTAGCGGAAAGTCCACAACGCTTGCAGCAATGGTGGATTTTCTCAATCATCACACTGACGGCCATATTCTGACGCTCGAAGATCCTGTGGAGTTTATGTACCAGAGCGAACGCTGCCTGATACAGCAGCGGGAGATTGGTCAGCACAGTCTCTCCTTTGCCGAGGCGCTGCGCAGTGCGCTGCGCGAAGATCCGGATGTCATCCTGCTGGGAGAGTTGCGCGACAGCGAAACGATCCGCCTGGCGCTGACGGCGGCAGAAACTGGCCATTTGGTGCTGGCAACGCTGCACACGCGCGGCGCTTCGCAGGCGATAGAACGGCTGGTGGATACCTTCCCGGCGCATGAGAAAGATCCTGTGCGTAACCAGCTGGCAGGCAGCCTGCGCGCTGTACTGGCACAAAAATTGCTTAAGGATGTACAGGGCGGGCGCGTGGCGCTGTATGAACTGCTGGTGAACACCCCGGCGGCGGCGAATCTCATCCGCGAAGGGAAAACGTGGCAATTACCCGGCATCATACAAACCGGTCAGCAGGCGGGAATGCAGAACTTTGAGCAGAGTCTGGCGGAAAGGCGGGCGCAGGGGCGGCTATAG
- the hemW gene encoding radical SAM family heme chaperone HemW, whose amino-acid sequence MANLPPLSLYIHIPWCVQKCPYCDFNSHALKGEVPHDDYVAHLLADLDADVAYAQGREVKTIFIGGGTPSLLSGPAMQTLLDGVRARLKLAADAEITMEANPGTVEADRFVDYQRAGVNRISIGVQSFSEPKLKRLGRIHGPEEAKRAANLATGLGLRSFNLDLMHGLPDQSLEEALDDLRQAIELNPPHLSWYQLTIEPNTLFGSRPPVLPDDDALWDIFEQGHQLLTAAGYQQYETSAYAKPGYQCQHNLNYWRFGDYLGIGCGAHGKVTFPDGRILRTAKTRHPRGYMEGRYLERQHDVEAADKPFEFFMNRFRLLEAAPRAEFALYTGLPESVIRPQIDEALAQGYLTECDAYWQITEHGKLFLNSLLELFLAEDS is encoded by the coding sequence ATGGCTAATTTGCCACCTCTGAGTCTGTATATTCACATCCCGTGGTGTGTGCAGAAATGCCCGTACTGCGATTTCAACTCGCACGCGCTGAAGGGCGAAGTGCCGCACGATGATTACGTTGCGCATCTGCTGGCCGACCTGGACGCCGATGTCGCTTACGCACAGGGACGTGAAGTGAAGACCATTTTCATTGGTGGCGGTACGCCGAGCCTGCTTTCAGGCCCGGCGATGCAGACGCTGCTGGACGGCGTGCGTGCGCGCCTGAAACTGGCGGCGGATGCTGAAATTACGATGGAAGCCAACCCCGGCACCGTTGAGGCCGACCGTTTTGTCGACTATCAGCGTGCGGGCGTGAACCGCATCTCCATCGGTGTGCAGAGCTTTAGCGAGCCAAAGCTGAAGCGTCTGGGGCGCATCCACGGCCCGGAAGAGGCAAAGCGCGCGGCGAACCTGGCAACGGGGCTTGGGCTGCGCAGCTTTAACCTCGACCTGATGCACGGCCTGCCGGATCAGTCGCTCGAAGAAGCGCTGGACGATTTGCGCCAGGCGATCGAACTGAACCCGCCGCACCTGTCGTGGTATCAGCTCACCATCGAGCCCAACACCCTGTTTGGTTCCCGCCCACCGGTGCTGCCGGACGACGACGCGCTGTGGGATATCTTCGAGCAGGGCCACCAGCTTTTGACCGCGGCGGGGTATCAGCAATACGAAACGTCGGCGTATGCGAAGCCGGGCTATCAGTGTCAGCACAACCTGAACTACTGGCGCTTTGGCGACTATCTGGGCATTGGCTGCGGCGCGCACGGCAAGGTGACCTTCCCGGACGGGCGCATCCTGCGTACCGCTAAAACCCGACATCCGCGCGGGTATATGGAAGGCCGCTATCTTGAGCGTCAGCACGACGTTGAGGCCGCGGATAAGCCGTTTGAGTTCTTCATGAACCGCTTCCGTCTGCTGGAGGCCGCGCCGCGCGCGGAGTTTGCGCTGTACACCGGGCTGCCGGAGTCGGTGATTCGCCCGCAGATCGACGAGGCGCTGGCGCAGGGGTACCTGACCGAGTGCGATGCGTACTGGCAGATCACCGAGCACGGCAAGCTGTTCTTAAACTCCCTTCTTGAGCTGTTCCTCGCCGAAGATTCCTGA
- a CDS encoding oxidative damage protection protein has translation MARTIFCTFLQRDAEGQDFQLYPGELGKRIYNEISKEAWGQWQKKQTMLINEKKLSMMNPEHRKLLEQEMVSFLFEGKDVHIEGYTPPEK, from the coding sequence ATGGCCAGAACGATTTTTTGTACTTTCCTGCAGCGTGACGCTGAAGGCCAGGACTTCCAGCTTTATCCGGGCGAGCTGGGTAAGCGCATCTACAATGAAATCTCCAAAGAAGCCTGGGGACAGTGGCAGAAAAAGCAGACCATGCTGATCAACGAGAAAAAACTCAGCATGATGAACCCGGAACACCGCAAGCTGCTGGAGCAGGAGATGGTGAGCTTCCTGTTCGAAGGTAAAGACGTGCACATCGAAGGCTATACGCCACCGGAAAAATAA